The window CCTTTGGGAAGAAAATGGTGTTCCCCCAATTTTTGCTTTAGAAATGGTTTCTCTGACCTACGGGGGAGAATACGATAGCAAAATGGATATCTACGCCCGATTGGGAGTTTTATATTATGTGATTTATAACCCCAAATTTTGGCAGCGTGATCGCCACACGCCTCTAGAAGTTTATCGCTTGGTCAATGGGGCGTATGAATTGCAGATCGGAGAACCCTTTTTTATGCCAGAAATTGGGTTAGGAATTGGGCGAGCAATTAGAAGATTTGGGGGCGTGCAACGCGAGGTTCTCTACTGGTACGATGAGCGCGGCAGTCGGTATTTAGCATTAGAAGAAGTTGAGCAACAAGCACGAGAGCAACTGGCAATTGAACGTCAGCAGCGAGAGTTGCTTCAGCAGCAGGCTGATGAATATGCAAAATTACTTGAGCAATACCGGCAGCGCTTTGGTGAACTGCCGGCACAAGAGTAAATCCAACAGCGACTATCACCGGCTTGCCTTGAACCGGCAGCCCTTTCAGCGGATCATGAGTTGGCACAACTGGATATGCCGGCTTGACGTTAACATATTCTCTGATGGGCGATTTACTGGACTTGATATGAATTGCCAGTCAATCTCCTTTCCTATGCCATTTCACAAAGGAAATAAAAACTGATGAGTGAACTACGTGCTTTGATTTTTGACGTAGATGGAACTTTAGCAGATACGGAACGGGAGGGGCACAGAGTCGCATTTAATCGTGCTTTTGCAGAGGCCGGCTATGATTGGAATTGGTCAGACTCTTTGTACAGCGAATTGCTGGCGGTTACGGGAGGTAAGGAGCGCATCCGCTTTTACTTGAACGACTACCTACCTGATTTTCAGCCACCTGAGGATTTAGAGCAGTTCATTACCGGCATTCATGCCCTGAAAAATAAACACTACCAAGAATTACTCTCTGCCGGTGCGGTTCCCTTGCGCCCCGGTGTAAAGCGATTGATCGCAGAAGCGCGAGAGAATAACTTGCGTTTAGCGATTGCGACGACTAGCGCTGTGCCGAATGTATTGGCTGTGTTGGGAGAAATGCTTGACCCTGCTTGGTTCGAGGTGATTGCTGCCGGCGACATGGTTGCAACGAAAAAGCCCGCACCAGATATTTATTACTACGCGCTGGAACAGATGGATTTACCGGCTGCCGATTGCCTGGTGATTGAAGATTCCCATCATGGCTTTCAGGCTGCCTGTCAAGCGGGTTTAAAGGCTGTTGTGACGGTTAACGAGTACACCCAAGCAGAAGATTTTACCGGCGCGTGCCTGGTGGTAGATTCCTTGGGAGAACCCAACCAGCCTTTTCGGGTTTTGGCTGGGGATGCCGGCGGTGCTACTTATGCGGATTTAGCTCTATTGCGCCGCTTGCACGGTGGCAACGGCAACGGCTGAGCCGGCTGAAAAGGAGAGTTTTTAGCTATTTAAAAACTTTCTCGGTATTGAAAACATTTAAAACTTAAAAACTTTATTCGTTTTGTTTAAACTTATGAAGTAAATGTTTTTGCTGTTTTGGCTGTAGAATTGGGATTTCAATAATAAACTCTGTTCCTTCGCCTACTTCTGAAATACATTCCAATCGCCCCTTGTGTTTTTCAACCACAATTTGGTAGCTAATAGATAATCCTAAGCCAGTGCCTTTCCCCACCGGCTTAGTGGTGAAAAACGGTTCAAACAAATGCTGGCGCACAGATGCCGGCATTCCAATTCCGTTGTCAGCAATTCGGATAAATATCCAATTGCTGTCTAGTACGCCGGTGCGAATCCGAATCGTTGGGGGCTGTTCCTTGTTCAGCGCCACTCGCTCATTGCTACCAACCGAAGGCACAAAACTTTGAACCTCCTCCAGCGCATCAATGGCATTATTAATGATATTCATAAACACTTGATTGAGGGTGCCGGCATAACACTCGACTGCGGGCAAAACCCCATATTCTTTGATAATCTCAACCGGCTGAATTTTTGATTTAGGTTTTAGCCGGTGATGCAAAATCAGCAAAGTGCTATCGATGCCTTCATGAATATCAACTCGCTTCTTTTCTGCTTCATCCAATCGGGAAAAATTGCGTAAAGACAAAACAATTTTGCGGATACGTTCAGCCCCTAACTTCATCGAATCTAGTAATTTTGGCAAATCTATAATCAGAAAATCTAGGTCAATTTTCTCAGACTGATCGCTAATTTCTGGAGTTAAATTAGGATATGACTGTCGGTAAAGCTTTAGCAAGTGCAGCAAGTCTTTAATATATTGGCCGGCATAAGATAAATTCCCATAGATAAAATTAACAGGATTATTAATTTCATGGGCAATGCCGGCAACCAACTGCCCCAAACCCGACATTTTCTCGGCTTGAATAAGCTGAGCTTGGGTTTGTTGCAAATCTTGTAGCGCAGTTGTGAGCTGATCCGCCTTTTGCCGCAATTGAGTTTCCGATTGCCGCAGGGCATTTTCAACCCGCTGACGCTCGATAATGTCTTCCAAAAGCATAGCATTCGCTGCTTGAAGTTCTGCTGTGCGTTCCTCAACCTGTCTTTGTAAATCATCATGAGCTTGTTGCAGCGCTTTTTCCGCCCGCACGCGCTCTAAAACTTCACTTTGCAATCGCTCGTTTGTGTTTTGCAATTCTGTTGTGCGTTCCTCAACAGCTTGCTGCAAAGCCTCAATAATTCCATACATTTCTTTTGGATCAAGTGCTTGCAGCAAACTCGTCTGAGAAACAATTCCTACCAATTCCCCTTGATTGCCAACAACAACCATTCGCCGCACATGAAGGCGCTGCATTTCTTGATGTGCCAACCATAAAGAATCCGAAGGATTTAGGCAAAATAACGGTGAACTCATCACGTCTTGTGCCGGCATTTTCCCTAAATCCAGCGCTAATGCTTGAAATTGGACAATATCGCGCTCGGTGACAATGCCTAATGGTAATGGCGAAAGTGTGGAGAAACTTTCTTCCTCTTTTTTCCCTTTTTTCTTCTTTTCTGCTTTCTCTTGCTCTTGTGCAATAACGACACAACTGACACGATGCTCTGCCATGAGTTTGGCTAAATCTAGAACCGATGCTTCTTTTGATGCTTGAATCACTTGGGGATTCATCACATCTTTAACAGAGCGCAATCGAGTTAGAATGTTTGCCGGTTGCAATGCTTTGCGAATGCTTTCCGGCGTAACCATTCCCAATAACTGCCCCTGTTGATCTACTATTGGCAAATGGCGAATCCGATGCTGGCGAAACAGAGACAAGGCGGTAAAAATACCTTGAGAATCCGATTGCGTGAGAGTGATCACCGGCTTCGTCATCACATCAGCCACGCAAACGCTATTTAAGTCCATCCTCGCGGCAGTCAGGCGCACGATATCTCGCTCTGTGAAAATCCCTAAAATCGGTACATTACCCATCACCTGTGCACCAGGGACTTGACAGTGCATCCCCGCCGGCATCCCTGCCATCACCAGCACACAGCTTGCCCGAATCTCTGACAGAATCGTTGCATTGAGCGAGGAACTTGCCACCGGCAGTGGACAGCTACTTCTGACTTGGCTCATCAGTGCCAGTACATCAACCAAAGGCGTTTCAGGCGCAACAATCAGTGGTGATGGATCAATTGCACGATCTAGAGCAGAGGAATAAATGAGCGTGTCGTTGAGTGGCATGGTAGGTGTGGATACTTAACAGAATGTTAAGAATGCTTAATGATGAGCCGGCCAGAAAACCTTTAAACGAAAAGTTGTCGCACAATGTCTGCTTAAATCATGCTCTAGATGTTGGTTGGTTGAAAGCAAATTTTAAAATATTCAACAAATTTTTAAAGAATGTTAACAACTATAAATTTTAGGACAAGGTATCTCAGCCGGCCTGTATGCCTAATTTACTATTTATTCTGCCTGTAATAGAGGCATCTGGAAGATTGCTCTACACAAGTTCATAAGAACAATTTGCCGGCACCTGCTGCCGCCAAGTTTGCTAATTAACAATATTTAGGAGCAAACAGGGCCGACTTAACTGCATTATTTAAAGGGTAAGATTAAACTGCAACCAAACAATTAAATTTATATGAATAATTAGTTTTAAACTAAATTATAGCAACCAGATATTGTTTATAAATGCTAAAATCCCCAACTTTTATAGAAAAGCCGGGGTTCTCATCTGACGATTTTTAGAAATTAAATAAAAGTGTGATAACTGTAGGGGCGTAAAGAAATACGCCCCGGTTAGCCGGCAATTTAATTCGTGGTGTTAAATCTAGCCGGCAAAATATATTTGCAATTTTTTCAAGCTTGGCGGCGATCTAAAATTTTCTAAACCTCGAAATGGCTGAGAGTGAGCAAAGTGTTCTGACACCGGGCGCAGCGGTTGCCTTCCACACACCAGCATTCTTTCACCGTTTGCAGCAGAAATGCCTTCATCTGCCGGTTTTCTGCGAGTACCTTTGCAAAACGAGCTTGTGCTTGCTCGATGGATTGAGACACATAGGCTAAATCTTCATGGAGATCCTCTAGATGCTCTAGCGTGTCTTGGCTTAAAGCGTCACCAATTTCCAATTGAGCGTTAAGGACGATTTCACTCAGTCGGTTTGTGGGATTGGTTCTCATGGCTCTTAAAGTTAAAGATTGCTGAAAAACTGAAACCGGCTTTGTAGCACTTTTGCCTTGGGCTTAGATAGAATTGTAATAACCGGGTAATCGATAATCAGTAATGGGTAATGGTCATCTCCATTACCTGTTACCCGTTATCTATGCCGGGAGTAAATAAGCCGCACTTACCCAGCTACTTGGTATTAGTTGATACCCTTCCTATTTCTATCTATACAAAGTTCAACAAATGCAAGTCTGGATGGTAGCAGGGGACACCATCCAGACTGATGATTTTAGTTAACGACGCTTGCTTCCATTTCACTGACGTTATTATGGGGCAGCAGCATTTCGCTAGCGCCATTTCCATTGGCATGAGCCGCCATTAAGCGGACAATTTCATGGGGCGGTAAGTGATCCAGACAAGCCATGAGTTTTGTGCCTTCCAGATCCAGCAAGCGGGCTTGATTGTTTTCATCTTCCAGCGCGACTGCGACTTGATCGAGCCGGCTCCAAGCTTTATCGGACGTGGCATCTAGCTGTTTCAGCAGCGGATCAGAGACATTCGGGAATTTCGCGCCGCGCTCGTACCATTCCCATTTCAGCGAATAGTAATTAATCGGTTTCAAAATGCCGGTTTCATCTGGCTTTTGACCGGAGTGTTTAACGAAATCTGGCACAAAAATGCCTTCTGCCGGCTCAATGCCCCGCGCCATAATTTCTGTGACTTTGCGGTTGAAATCGCTCAAGGAGCGGCCTTTAATGTATGTACACATGACGACGCCTTGAGGCATATCGCCGGCTTCCGCAACAAACCAAATTTGTCCCCAAAGTGTATGGTGAGTTTGACCGAGGCTGCCGAAGAATTTGCTAAATTTTAAAATCGTCATCGCCAGCTTAGAACCATATTCCTCATCGCCAATTGTCCAGCGCCCAGACTGACAATTATTACGGACTGACAGGGGAAGTTCTGGGACAATAATTGCATCAGCCGGTTTGCAACCAAAGACAGAAAGTTTAGGATGTTCAGACATAAATTCAGTTCCTAGTTTATTGTTGTTTGTTTGCTGTTTATTTCGAGCTTGATTCGCCATTTGTTATTCACTCGCTCGCAATTGGTTACTTTTCGCGCCCGACTGGGTAAGAAACCAGAGGTTGATGGGTTGACACCGGCTTTGGATGCGCTGCATATTCGCTGCCGGCACCGACGCCTATCGCCTGTTCAGTTGCAGCACGCACCCGTTGCTCTGCATACATCTCAACTGCCGGCTGGCTGTGCTCAGTTGCGGCTGCTGACTGAGATTTGATGTCACGCAACACTTCAGTTAATTGCTCTAGCAGCTCAATGTGGGCTACGGTGAAGTGGATGCTGAAGCCTTGTCCATCCCGTGCATAGCCAGGACAAACGAGAGAAGCTGAACTTTGTTGGTCGTGCTTGGCGATATAAAGCCAGTCGCTCTCAGCCAGTTTGTAGTGAGTATCTGTCCAAGTTTTGAGCATTGTAATTCTCCCAAAAGAGCTGGGGACTTCTCCGTGTGCCGTGGCACTGTTTATTGATGGATGGGGCACAGCGCCGACGCTTCTGCAACTGATTGCGTCTCCACCCTGCGTGCTGCGCTTTGTAGCCGGTGAAATTTTGGCTACACTATATATAGTGTCTTGAGCGATTCAATTTTGGGTTATTACTCCACGGGTAAGGTCGATACGTTGATTTTCTCGTCAACTAAGCCTATCCTAACGCACGGTTGATTTTTTCGTCAAGGGTATTGTTGATTTTTTATTCAAATTTGCGTAGAATGCAGATGCAGTAAGAAAAGCAGAAGATGTGAACAAGACGTTTGGACAGTTGATCCTGAATGCGCGTAAAGCGAAGGGATACAGCCAGAGACAGCTCGCTAAGTTACTCTCGCTGGATTTTACATACCTATCCAAGCTAGAGAACGATCGCGGTGATTATGCTCCTAAAGAGGACGTGATTCGCGCTTTGGCACGGAATCTAGATTTAAACGAGGAAGAGTTAATTTTCCTGGCCGGTCGGATTCCCCAAGGGGACGAAGATTTTCTTAAGCAGAACTACAAAGATATGTCAGTTCTGTTCCGCCGGATGCGGGAAAATCCTGATTTTGCTCAACAAGTGTTCCAGGCAGCGACACAGGCAGATAACGGGGGCGAGTAATTGTGAGTCTATTCAAACCGTATCGCTTCTATTCCAAGGCAGAAATTGAGCGTCGGGCGAATGACTTGCTGAGGCGGATGGATTTGACGCCGAATTTTACTCCCAAATGGCCTTTTGAGGCGAGTTTGGTGGCTGATTTTCTGGATCTAGGGGTAGTTTGGGACTGCATCCCCCCCGATGAGGAAGGGGCGATCGCAGCCCGGATTCTGCCCTCGTTGCGGCAAATTGAGATTAATGAAGAGATTTTGAATTTGCCCCAAGGGTTTCAAGAATCTACTATTGCTCATGAAATCGGTCATTGGGTGCTTCACATTAATCATGATGAAGTGGATGGGGTGGCGAAGCAATTAGAATTGGGGTTGGATATTGAGCCGGTAGATCCGTTAGAGCCTTTTGTCTGCCGGGGTTCGAGCAATCAATCTAAAATTGAATCGATTGAGTGGCAGGCGCAATATTTTGCCTCCTGTTTGCTGATGCCCTGCTCTATTTTAGAAGAGAAACGAGAAGGGCGAAATTTAACGCGGTGGTCTGATTTGTACGCAATGGCTGATGAACTTGGCGTGACAATCTCGAATTTAAAACACCGGCTTAAGGATTTAGGCTGGATTCATGTTCCGAAAGGAACGCGCAAAATTTATTTAGGAACTGAAGAGCCGGTGGAACAACCAAAGTTATTTGCTCATAAGTAAGCAGCAAATTGCTGATGATGTAGTCTTGTTTTCTCGACATCTGGGGCATAGTGGTCAAATTACCTGACCAAATTTTAACCACTATCTTTTACTTGCAACTGAAACATTTATGTGGATCGTCAATATGCTATATAGGTAGAGCTTTTTGATTTATCCTCAATCACTCAAGGGCAATGGCTCCCACTGTATATTTGATGTTCTATCCCAAACCTGCTCTTGCCAAAGCACTTTTAGATAAATCAGAATTGCTTAAACAGCTATGGCCGGTGCAAGGGTTGCCTACGGCACGCTACGCGAAAGCATTTCTGATGAAACGCTGATGAGTGAGGGTCGCCCGTATGGCGGTAGACTATAGCGGTTAAAATCGTAGATGTCCCAACTAAGGTTTCACTATTCTGTACTTCTGGTACACCCATTCTGCCAGAGCTGGAGATCAATATGCCAAAAGCCCCAAAAATATCACCCAACTCAGAAATTACAGATGAACAAAGAGAAGCCGCAGAAGTCGAAATTCGAGAAAAGCAAAAAGTAGTTGACTATGACACAAAAGAATATCCAGTGGAAGTGCTTGTCAAAAAATACAGAGATGGGCTGGATGAAGATACCAATGAGTTGTATATACCAGACTATCAACGAGATATGATTTGGGAGGAACCTCGGCAGTCAAAGTTTATTGAATCTCTTTTGCTAGGACTACCCATACCATATATTTTTGTTGCTGATTTGCGACCAGAGCAAGAAGATGATGAGGATGATTTAGCTCGGTTAGAAATTGTCGATGGAACCCAACGTATCCGTACTTTAGATAGATTTCTCAATAACGAGCTAAAGCTGTGTGAACTAGAAAAGCTAAAGAAGCTTAATAACTTCAAATTTAGCGATTTGCCGCTAGCAAGACAGAGACGCTTCAACCGTGCTACCATTCGCATGATTGTGCTGACTGAGAAAGCTGATGAAGAAACACGACGGGATATGTTTGAAC of the Microcoleus sp. FACHB-68 genome contains:
- a CDS encoding Uma2 family endonuclease translates to MVQYQPGVYLPSSAELPCSDDTPVDNEDQNFVPNFLLFLLEFLWADRLDWFFSVDMGIYHTTGVSPLVPIVPDGFLSLGVERRKGGNSRSSYVLWEENGVPPIFALEMVSLTYGGEYDSKMDIYARLGVLYYVIYNPKFWQRDRHTPLEVYRLVNGAYELQIGEPFFMPEIGLGIGRAIRRFGGVQREVLYWYDERGSRYLALEEVEQQAREQLAIERQQRELLQQQADEYAKLLEQYRQRFGELPAQE
- a CDS encoding HAD family hydrolase, whose product is MSELRALIFDVDGTLADTEREGHRVAFNRAFAEAGYDWNWSDSLYSELLAVTGGKERIRFYLNDYLPDFQPPEDLEQFITGIHALKNKHYQELLSAGAVPLRPGVKRLIAEARENNLRLAIATTSAVPNVLAVLGEMLDPAWFEVIAAGDMVATKKPAPDIYYYALEQMDLPAADCLVIEDSHHGFQAACQAGLKAVVTVNEYTQAEDFTGACLVVDSLGEPNQPFRVLAGDAGGATYADLALLRRLHGGNGNG
- a CDS encoding CBS domain-containing protein, which gives rise to MPLNDTLIYSSALDRAIDPSPLIVAPETPLVDVLALMSQVRSSCPLPVASSSLNATILSEIRASCVLVMAGMPAGMHCQVPGAQVMGNVPILGIFTERDIVRLTAARMDLNSVCVADVMTKPVITLTQSDSQGIFTALSLFRQHRIRHLPIVDQQGQLLGMVTPESIRKALQPANILTRLRSVKDVMNPQVIQASKEASVLDLAKLMAEHRVSCVVIAQEQEKAEKKKKGKKEEESFSTLSPLPLGIVTERDIVQFQALALDLGKMPAQDVMSSPLFCLNPSDSLWLAHQEMQRLHVRRMVVVGNQGELVGIVSQTSLLQALDPKEMYGIIEALQQAVEERTTELQNTNERLQSEVLERVRAEKALQQAHDDLQRQVEERTAELQAANAMLLEDIIERQRVENALRQSETQLRQKADQLTTALQDLQQTQAQLIQAEKMSGLGQLVAGIAHEINNPVNFIYGNLSYAGQYIKDLLHLLKLYRQSYPNLTPEISDQSEKIDLDFLIIDLPKLLDSMKLGAERIRKIVLSLRNFSRLDEAEKKRVDIHEGIDSTLLILHHRLKPKSKIQPVEIIKEYGVLPAVECYAGTLNQVFMNIINNAIDALEEVQSFVPSVGSNERVALNKEQPPTIRIRTGVLDSNWIFIRIADNGIGMPASVRQHLFEPFFTTKPVGKGTGLGLSISYQIVVEKHKGRLECISEVGEGTEFIIEIPILQPKQQKHLLHKFKQNE
- a CDS encoding helix-turn-helix domain-containing protein, producing MNKTFGQLILNARKAKGYSQRQLAKLLSLDFTYLSKLENDRGDYAPKEDVIRALARNLDLNEEELIFLAGRIPQGDEDFLKQNYKDMSVLFRRMRENPDFAQQVFQAATQADNGGE
- a CDS encoding ImmA/IrrE family metallo-endopeptidase, whose amino-acid sequence is MSLFKPYRFYSKAEIERRANDLLRRMDLTPNFTPKWPFEASLVADFLDLGVVWDCIPPDEEGAIAARILPSLRQIEINEEILNLPQGFQESTIAHEIGHWVLHINHDEVDGVAKQLELGLDIEPVDPLEPFVCRGSSNQSKIESIEWQAQYFASCLLMPCSILEEKREGRNLTRWSDLYAMADELGVTISNLKHRLKDLGWIHVPKGTRKIYLGTEEPVEQPKLFAHK